One window of Arvicola amphibius chromosome 6, mArvAmp1.2, whole genome shotgun sequence genomic DNA carries:
- the LOC119816623 gene encoding semaphorin-4D, which translates to MRMCAPIRGLFLALMVVLGTVVAYAPVPRITWEHGEVGLVQFREPGIFNYSALLMSEDRDTLYVGAREAVFALNALDVSEKRHEVYWKVSEDKKAKCAEKGKSKQTECLNYIRVLQPLSATSLYVCGTNAFQPTCDHLNLTSFKFLGKNEDGKGRCPFDPAHSYTSVMVGGELYSGTSYNFLGSEPIISRNSSHSPLRTEYAIPWLNEPSFVFADVIQKSPDGAEGDDEKVYFFFTEVSVEYEFVFKLMIPRVARVCKGDQGGLRTLQKKWTSFLKARLICSRPDSGLVFNVLQDVFVLRAPGLQEPVFYAVFTPQLNNVGLSAVCAYSLATVEAVFSRGKYMQSATVEQSHTKWVRYNGPVPTPRPGACIDSEARAANYTSSLNLPDKTLQFVKDHPLMDDSVTPIDNRPKLIKTDVNYTQIVVDRTQALDGTFYDVMFISTDRGALHKAVVLGKEVHVVEETQLFQDYEPVQTLLLSSKKGKRFVYAGSNSGVVQAPLAFCGKHGTCEDCVLARDPYCAWSPAAKACVTLHQAVGSNRAWIQDMNGDTASCLDKSKESSHQHFFKHGGIAELKCFQKSNLARVVWKFQNGELQAVSPKYGFVGRKHLLIFNLSEGDSGVYQCLSEERVKNNTVSRLLAKHILEVKVVSQTPTSPASQAVQTEGSRITSKMPVASTQGSSPSTPALWATSPKAATLPPKSSSTGTSCEPKMVINTVPQLHSEKTVYLKSSDNRLLMSLLLFIFVLFLCLFFYNCYKGYLPGQCLKFRSAMLLGKKKPKSDFSDLEQSVKETLVEPASFSQQNGDQPKPALDTGYETEQDTITSKVPTDREDSQRIDDLSARDKPFDVKCELKFADSDADGD; encoded by the exons ATGAGGATGTGTGCCCCCATCAGGGGGCTATTCCTGGCCCTGATGGTAGTGTTGGggacagtggtggcatatgcgCCTGTGCCTCGGATCACctgggagcatggag aggtaGGCCTGGTGCAGTTTCGTGAGCCAGGCATCTTTAACTACTCGGCCTTGCTGATGAGTGAGGACAGAGACACTCTGTACGTGGGTGCCCGGGAAGCTGTCTTCGCACTGAACGCGCTGGACGTCTCTGAGAAGCGACATGAG GTGTATTGGAAGGTCTCTGAAGACAAAAAAGCAAAGTGTGCAGAGAAGGGGAAATCAAAGCAG ACAGAATGCCTCAACTACATCCGGGTGTTGCAACCACTCAGCGCCACCTCCCTCTATGTGTGTGGGACCAATGCGTTCCAACCCACCTGTGACCACCTG aACTTGACGTCCTTCAAGTTTCTGGGGAAAAATGAAGATGGCAAAGGAAGATGCCCTTTCGACCCTGCCCACAGCTACACATCAGTCATGGTTG GGGGAGAGCTCTACTCTGGGACATCGTATAATTTCTTGGGCAGCGAACCCATCATCTCTAGAAACTCCTCCCATAGCCCCCTGAGGACAGAGTATGCCATCCCGTGGCTCAATG AGCCCAGCTTCGTCTTTGCGGATGTGATCCAGAAAAGCCCAGATGGTGCAGAGGGTGACGATGAGAAGGTCTACTTCTTCTTCACGGAGGTGTCTGTGGAGTACGAGTTCGTTTTCAAGCTGATGATCCCACGAGTCGCCAGGGTGTGCAAG GGGGACCAGGGCGGCCTTCGGACTTTGCAAAAGAAGTGGACCTCCTTCCTAAAGGCCAGGCTGATCTGCTCCAGGCCAGACAGTGGCCTGGTCTTCAACGTACTGCAGGATGTCTTCGTGCTGCGGGCCCCAGGCCTCCAGGAGCCTGTGTTCTATGCGGTCTTCACCCCACAGTT GAACAATGTGGGTCTGTCAGCGGTTTGTGCCTATTCGCTGGCCACGGTAGAGGCAGTCTTCTCCCGTGGAAAATACATGCAGAGTGCCACGGTGGAGCAATCTCACACCAAGTGGGTGCGCTACAATGGTCCGGTGCCCACTCCCCGGCCTGGAGCG TGCATCGACAGTGAGGCTCGGGCAGCCAACTACACCAGCTCTCTGAATCTCCCGGACAAAACACTGCAGTTTGTAAAAGACCACCCTCTGATGGACGACTCGGTGACCCCCATAGACAACAGACCCAAGCTAATAAAAACAGATGTAAACTACACCCAGATAGTGGTAGACAGGACCCAGGCCTTGGATGGGACCTTCTACGATGTCATGTTTATCAGCACAG ACCGGGGAGCTCTACATAAAGCTGTCGTCCTTGGGAAGGAGGTGCACGTTGTCGAGGAGACCCAGCTCTTCCAGGACTATGAGCCGGTCCAGACTCTGCTGCTGTCGTCAAAGAAG GGGAAGAGGTTTGTCTATGCTGGCTCCAACTCGGGAGTGGTCCAGGCTCCCCTGGCCTTCTGCGGAAAGCACGGTACCTGTGAGGATTGCGTGCTGGCGCGGGACCCCTACTGTGCCTGGAGCCCAGCTGCCAAGGCCTGTGTTACCTTGCACCAGGCCGTGGGCTCCAACAG GGCCTGGATTCAGGACATGAATGGTGACACAGCCTCGTGCCTGG ATAAGAGTAAAGAAAGTTCCCATCAGCATTTTTTCAAGCACGGTGGCATAGCCGAACTCAAATGCTTCCAAAAGTCCAACCTGGCTCGGGTCGTGTGGAAGTTCCAGAACGGCGAGTTGCAGGCTGTGAGTCCCAAGTATGGCTTTGTGGGCAGGAAACACCTGCTCATCTTCAACCTGTCGGAGGGAGACAGTGGCGTGTACCAGTGCCTGTCGGAGGAAAGGGTGAAGAATAACACAGTCTCTCGGCTGCTTGCCAAGCACATCCTGGAAGTAAAGGTGGTTTCTCAGACCCCCACGTCGCCTGCCTCCCAGGCTGTTCAGACAGAAGGTAGTAGGATCACTTCCAAAATGCCGGTGGCATCTACCCAGGGGTCCTCTCCCTCTACCCCGGCTCTGTGGGCCACCTCCCCCAAGGCCGCTACCCTACCTCCCAAGTCCTCCTCCACCGGCACATCCTGTGAACCGAAAATGGTCATCAACACGGTCCCCCAGCTTCACTCGGAGAAGACAGTGTATCTTAAGTCCAGTGACAACCGTCTGCTCATGTCCCTCCTACTCTTCATCTttgtcctcttcctctgcctctttttctacAACTGTTACAAGGGCTACCTGCCCGGACAGTGCTTAAAATTCCGCTCAGCCATGCTGCTTGGGAAGAAGAAGCCCAAGTCAGATTTCTCTGACCTGGAGCAGAGTGTAAAGGAGACTCTGGTGGAACCTGCGAGCTTCTCACAGCAGAATGGCGACCAGCCCAAGCCAGCCCTGGACACTGGCTATGAAACCGAACAGGACACCATCACCAGCAAAGTGCCCACAGACCGTGAGGACTCCCAGCGGATCGATGACCTCTCCGCCAGGGACAAACCGTTCGATGTCAAATGTGAACTGAAGTTTGCAGATTCGGATGCTGATGGGGACTGA